From one Stigmatopora nigra isolate UIUO_SnigA chromosome 8, RoL_Snig_1.1, whole genome shotgun sequence genomic stretch:
- the c15h3orf80 gene encoding putative membrane protein C3orf80 homolog, whose amino-acid sequence MPHRWGGGGRNTGTLFSACLFSVCQALRNCGEVHCGDGQQCCPPITAGNGSNNGGSGGGGGGGGVDGGATVRCCKLPIHVFFDNVGWFTRKLSGILILLLLFAMGYFIQRIVCPRPRRHPHQDRGEEPSLFHGHTSASQDSLLDRYPECNPVDFASANLPAYDEVKYLPTYEESMQEMHRDRSDDNLLADNETRNPGRCRAAGTGAGDLRMEVLDSSGGQQAGPRTSRNSV is encoded by the coding sequence ATGCCCCATCGGTGGGGCGGAGGGGGTAGAAACACAGGCACCCTTTTCTCGGCGTGCCTTTTCTCCGTGTGTCAAGCGCTGCGGAACTGCGGGGAGGTCCATTGCGGCGACGGGCAACAGTGCTGCCCGCCCATCACTGCCGGGAACGGGAGCAATAACGGCGGCAGCGGCGGAggagggggcggcggcggcgtagaCGGAGGCGCGACAGTTCGCTGCTGCAAGCTCCCGATCCACGTCTTCTTCGACAACGTGGGCTGGTTCACGCGAAAGTTGTCCGGCATACTCATCCTGTTGCTGCTCTTCGCCATGGGCTACTTCATCCAGAGAATCGTGTGCCCGCGACCGCGCCGACACCCGCACCAGGACCGCGGGGAGGAGCCCTCGCTCTTCCACGGCCATACGTCCGCCTCCCAGGACTCCTTACTGGACCGCTACCCCGAGTGCAATCCGGTGGATTTCGCCTCAGCTAACCTGCCAGCATACGATGAGGTCAAATATTTACCCACGTATGAGGAAAGCATGCAAGAGATGCACCGGGACCGCTCTGACGACAACTTGCTGGCCGACAATGAGACGCGGAATCCGGGAAGATGCAGAGCGGCTGGGACGGGGGCCGGAGACCTCAGAATGGAAGTCCTGGACAGTTCGGGAGGGCAACAAGCTGGCCCAAGGACATCTCGGAACTCTGTCTAA